Proteins co-encoded in one Candidatus Bathyarchaeia archaeon genomic window:
- a CDS encoding V-type ATP synthase subunit F, with protein MGKIGVMADKETAIYFKLGGVKNSWVVKSEDEAVKTFEDIKTRQTVSLVIVTDTVFDWIKDKVGQGKKEIELPLVVSIPTRRGGKSQVDLLADLIKRTVGVEIRVK; from the coding sequence ATGGGAAAGATTGGTGTTATGGCGGATAAGGAGACGGCGATCTACTTCAAGCTCGGCGGTGTCAAGAACAGCTGGGTCGTGAAATCAGAGGACGAGGCGGTCAAGACGTTTGAGGACATCAAAACCAGACAGACTGTCTCCCTTGTTATTGTTACCGATACCGTTTTCGACTGGATCAAGGACAAAGTGGGACAGGGGAAGAAGGAGATCGAACTCCCACTGGTTGTATCGATCCCAACGAGGCGTGGCGGCAAGTCGCAGGTTGACCTGCTAGCCGACCTGATCAAGCGAACGGTCGGCGTCGAGATCAGGGTAAAGTAG
- a CDS encoding N-glycosylase/DNA lyase, producing the protein MEHEKAVKELQTLYGEKRDAIQQRLHEFKEILNHNDNDVFAELCFCLLTPQSSAKTCWAAVSRLKERSLLLKGEANEIQPQLNDVRFGDSKAKYIVEARGLFTKDGKLYLKSHLSSFANLFELREWMVENVKGLGYKEASHFLRNVGLGEEFAILDRHILRNLKRLEVISEVPVSITKKRYLEIEEKLRRFSREIGIPLADLDLLFWSRETGWIFK; encoded by the coding sequence ATGGAGCATGAAAAAGCGGTTAAAGAACTGCAGACGCTCTATGGTGAAAAACGCGATGCGATCCAGCAACGTCTGCATGAATTCAAAGAGATTCTCAATCACAATGATAACGATGTCTTTGCCGAACTATGCTTCTGTCTTCTGACGCCGCAATCGTCTGCGAAGACTTGCTGGGCTGCAGTCTCCCGGCTCAAAGAGCGAAGTCTCCTCTTGAAAGGAGAGGCTAATGAGATTCAACCGCAACTAAACGATGTCCGTTTCGGCGATAGCAAGGCCAAGTATATCGTCGAGGCCAGAGGCCTGTTTACCAAGGATGGCAAGCTATACCTCAAATCCCATCTTTCCAGCTTCGCCAACCTGTTCGAGCTGCGGGAATGGATGGTAGAGAACGTGAAAGGATTAGGGTACAAGGAGGCTAGCCATTTCCTCAGGAACGTCGGGCTCGGAGAGGAATTTGCTATCCTCGATAGGCATATTCTGCGAAACCTCAAGAGACTGGAGGTCATCTCTGAAGTGCCGGTTTCGATCACGAAGAAGCGCTATCTGGAGATCGAGGAGAAGCTTCGTCGTTTCTCACGGGAGATAGGAATACCGTTGGCGGATCTTGATCTCTTGTTCTGGTCGCGCGAAACAGGATGGATATTCAAGTAG